From a region of the Daphnia pulicaria isolate SC F1-1A chromosome 1, SC_F0-13Bv2, whole genome shotgun sequence genome:
- the LOC124342076 gene encoding uncharacterized protein LOC124342076 has protein sequence MDDYTKRLVLCFSEKLDQAKVGYIEWNSFKLMAMRATFQQCGGTHKDEVYEMYLQQSKLWWDSLVRDVGADAQGRVHYIDMANYVRGISKDAKDFEQLPEFIKNLANLVFLMNDKKADGKWDLEEYRNGAVGWCRYVTGISDIDAAYETLMTAADVDRTISFDRYKAIVFEFFTSADSNTPSRHIFGPLELCNIDLALTTSSKQ, from the exons ATGGACGATTACACTAAGCGTCTTGTGCTCTGCTTCAGCGAGAAACTCGATCAGGCCAAAGTCGGCTACATCGAATGGAACTCTTTCAAACTCATGGCCATG AGAGCCACTTTCCAGCAGTGCGGAGGCACTCACAAGGATGAAGTTTACGAAATGTATTTGCAACAGTCGAAGCTGTGGTGGGACTCGTTGGTCCGCGACGTCGGCGCCGATGCTCAAGGACGG GTCCACTACATCGACATGGCCAACTACGTCCGAGGCATTTCCAAAGACGCCAAAGACTTTGAACAACTGCCGGAATTCATCAAAAATCTGGCCAATCTCGTTTTCCTCATGAACGACAAAAAAG CTGACGGCAAGTGGGACTTGGAAGAGTACCGCAACGGAGCCGTCGGTTGGTGTCGTTACGTCACTGGTATCAGCGACATCGACGCCGCCTACGAGACGTTGATGACG GCAGCGGATGTTGATCGCACCATCTCCTTCGATCGTTACAAAGCGATCGTCTTCGAGTTCTTCACGTCGGCCGATAGCAACACTCCATCCCGCCACATTTTCGGCCCGTTGGAGCTCTGCAACATCGATTTGGCTCTGACTACCAGCTCCAAGCAGTAA
- the LOC124340953 gene encoding transmembrane protein 245-like, giving the protein MNTPDLRSPFVERVISLLPRGHEEAMKQAFYNVAAIFLFIMMAGATMAVYFILEPFVKPLLWAILVGSVLHPIKQKSAVATCNWLSQLQEENTLLIFGFLSVPLQVVNMSAEWMGNTLINNLKSILILTVSFPLVHFFNQYYSFSDFVYVYEHVATAFQHISVSTESLFQPVVATCFFGLVGMFITVIGHQRRDISVMTGWVLFFIFVLISLGSWSIVVVVPLLCLITVAFAIHWGWLVDEIPNTSTTSNNNPSKPLENDEIALNVSTPKLQNSLTRLMKSHIIASAISSLTTPTAVEDATLKASSSNRYILRALWACLAVQLWRHMWLLHFVPIPLVYFIVKAWGSYFSIWSFLAFHKSKLIDYVSRCFTDHKDQVFPLPLQRIYKAVVYLDRKLIERLIHQLDAVVTVFLIFIVVILTILASVFAAVQIYGESVHLLRFGTSLANQTLNNPDAQQWLPQGIDKMIDLGSVVDNAYSYGKTGIATLVMNSINEKDPARAAQIEKIISEALDRVQRAWLTQGESTPITKLSSASIDNNFHSNATKPPLFRRLSQDFLNVTVLVNYGRENIGSIFSILDSIWTILKGNLSLVFKSTTAILSVLMGGGTAILNFFVNGVVFLTALYYLLVASDSQYKPIQMVSFLSPGGGNTLGTAMEEAITTVCMASLKLAAFYGLWTWLIHTIFGVNFVVIPVALAALLGAVPFLGTYWAALPAALDLWLAQSRGVEALLLIFFQFAPTLLVDASFYAEIKGGGHPYLTGLAVAGGIFWLGFEGAIIGPLLLCVLLVAVSMYSSLVTESQTTAVTGSNARWFHRRLLRTDTVG; this is encoded by the exons ATGAATACTCCCGATCTTCGATCGCCCTTCGTGGAGCGTGTGATCAGTTTACTTCCCAGAGGACATGAAGAGGCCATGAAACAGGCATTTTACAATGTTGCGGCAATCTTCTTGTTCATCATGATGGCCGGCGCAACTATGGCGGTTTACTTTATCTTGGAGCCATTTGTTAAACCGCTATTGTGGGCTATTCTAGTTGGTTCAGTCTTGCATCCTATCAAACAGAAGTCAGCTGTCGCTACCTGCAACTGGTTATCTCAGTTGCAGGAAGAAAATACTCTTCTCATTTTTGGGTTCCTTTCAGTTCCTTTGCAAGTTGTTAACATGAGTGCTGAATGGATGGGAAACACTTTAATCAacaatttgaaatcaattctCATACTCACTGTCAGCTTCCCTTTAgtccatttttttaatcagtACTATTCGTTTTCTGACTTTGTCTATGTGTATGAGCATGTGGCTACTGCTTTTCAGCATATATCTGTCTCGactgaaagtcttttccaaCCAGTTGTAGCAACATGTTTCTTTGGATTAGTTGGAATGTTTATCACTGTAATTGGACATCAAAGACGTGACATCTCTGTCATGACAGGCTGGGTGCTATTCTTCATCTTTGTTTTGATCTCTCTTGGCTCTTGGAGTATTGTTGTAGTAGTTCCCTTATTGTGTTTAATCACTGTGGCTTTTGCCATTCACTGGGGTTGGCTTGTTGATGAAATTCCTAATACTTCCACCACTAGCAACAACAATCCTAGTAAACCTCTTGAAAATGACGAAATAGCCCTCAATGTCAGCACTCCGAAACTGCAAAACAGTCTGACTCGCTTAATGAAGAGCCACATCATCGCCTCTGCAATATCATCTCTAACTACCCCTACTGCCGTAGAAGACGCAACACTAAAGGCATCGTCTAGCAACCGTTACATACTCCGAGCCTTGTGGGCATGTCTCGCCGTTCAACTCTGGAGGCACATGTGGTTACTCCATTTCGTGCCAATACCACTTGTGTATTTCATCGTCAAAGCGTGGGGCTCGTATTTCAGTATCTGGAGTTTCCTTGCCTTCCACAAATCCAAACTCATCGATTACGTTTCACGATGTTTCACCGATCATAAAGATCAAGTTTTCCCTTTGCCACTTCAACGGATCTACAAG GCAGTAGTTTACTTAGATCGGAAACTGATTGAACGACTAATTCACCAACTTGACGCAGTCGTGAcggttttcttaattttcatTGTCGTTATACTCACCATTCTCGCATCTGTATTTGCTGCTGTTCAG ATATACGGCGAGAGCGTTCATTTGTTACGATTCGGAACGAGTCTGGCAAATCAAACTCTGAATAATCCAGATGCGCAACAGTGGCTTCCGCAAGGCATCGATAAGATGATCGATCTGGGATCTGTGGTTGATAACGCTTACTCTTACGGGAAAACGGGAATCGCTACACTG GTCATGAACAGTATCAACGAGAAGGATCCTGCTCGGGCAGCACAAATTGAAAAGATAATATCCGAAGCGTTAGATCGGGTGCAAAGGGCGTGGCTAACTCAAGGAGAATCGACGCCAATTACAAAATTGTCTTCAGCTTCAATCGATAACAATTTCCACTCAA ATGCAACAAAACCTCCATTATTTCGACGATTATCTCAag atTTTCTGAACGTAACAGTGTTAGTAAATTATGGAAGGGAAAACATTGGTTCAATATTTTCGATTCTCGATTCAATCTGGACTATTCTTAAGGGCAATTTAAGTCTTGTCTTTAAGTCTACTACTGCCATCTTGTCAGTCTTGATGGGCGGTGGAACTGCTATTTTAAACTTCTTCGTTAACGGG gtAGTTTTCTTGACTGCACTCTACTATTTACTAGTTGCCAGCGATTCGCAATACAAACCTATACAGATGGTCAGTTTCTTGAGTCCTGGAGGAGGCAATAC ACTAGGCACTGCAATGGAAGAAGCTATCACTACAGTTTGTATGGCTTCCCTTAAACTGGCCGCTTTTTACGGTTTGTGGACATGGCTGATTCATACCATTTTTGGCGTAAATTTTGTGGTTATCCCAGTTG CTTTGGCTGCTCTTTTGGGAGCTGTGCCGTTCCTTGGCACCTACTGGGCTGCCCTTCCAGCCGCATTGGATCTTTGGCTGGCCCAAAGCCGTGGAGTTGAAGCCCTACTACTAATCTTTTTCCAATTTGCACCGACGTTACTAGTTGATGCTTCCTTCTATGCTGAAATCAAGGGTGGCGGACATCCTTATCTAACAGGCTTAGCAGTAGCAGGTGGCATATTTTGGTTAGGTTTTGAGGGAGCAATAATAGGACCTCTCCTTCTCTGTGTCCTACTTGTTGCTGTCAGCATGTACTCTTCTCTCGTCACGGAAAGTCAAACCACTGCCGTCACCGGAAGTAATGCTCGGTGGTTCCACCGCCGTTTACTGAGGACAGACACCGTTGGttaa
- the LOC124341295 gene encoding cell division cycle protein 20 homolog, whose product MAQFSIENRLRAITMNLSEVNLMSNKKENHHSSAKHDQSAKLGKSLCNGSINMSLNCSTNSQSVLAKTPKRTETSFSNNKTPKMTQGPTLGKPNSWKSPAVGGGACRKAQNILGDRMVPSRSTTDFEAAHHKMTSEESSGDRVLSYQTVQIPKPQEAYINHQKALYSATASAQKKPSNRFIPNTADRVLDAPAMMNDYYLNLLDWSQTNFISVALDKQVYLWNAASGDIQELMECEGEDNYISSVQFTQDGSYLAIGLNTGSVELWDIQQQRRLRTMAGHAARIGVLAWNEHVLSSGSRSGLIFHHDVRIPQHLVASLEGHTQEVCSLKWSGDHRYLASGGNDNLVHIWEGTTGQTTRNTPVHVFNQHQAAVKGMAWCPWQNRLLATGGGSNDRSIKLWNMNVGECVDTIDTKSQVSGIFWNTEYQEIISAHGFPNHTLQIWKYPTKAKVAELTGHDERILHLAMSPGETAVMSAGADETLRLWNCFQTDPNKKKGTAGRRNEPRSALDAMSNFR is encoded by the exons A TGGCTCAGTTCTCAATTGAAAACAGATTACGAGCAATCACGATGAATTTAAGTGAAGTAAATTTGATGTCCAACAAGAAAGAGAATCACCATTCTTCAGCCAAACATGACCAATCAGCCAAATTAGGCAAATCTCTGTGTAATGGCAGCATCAATATGAG ttTGAACTGTTCCACAAACTCTCAAAGTGTGTTGGCGAAAACCCCCAAAAGAACAGAAActtctttcagcaacaacaagacaCCCAAAATGACTCAAGGACCCACATTAGGGAAGCCCAACAGTTGGAAGAGCCCTGCTGTAGGTGGTGGTGCTTGCCGGAAAGCTCAGAACATACTTGGTGACCGAATGGTGCCCTCCAGAAGCACCACTGACTTTGAGGCTGCTCATCACAAAATGACTTCAGAAGAATCTTCTGGTGATCGTGTTCTTTCTTACCAAACCGTTCAAATTCCAAAGCCTCAGGAGGCCTACATCAATCATCAGAAG GCTCTTTACTCTGCCACTGCATCTGCACAAAAGAAGCCTTCCAACCGGTTCATTCCTAACACTGCTGACCGCGTTCTTGACGCACCAGCAATGATGAACGATTATT ATCTGAATCTTTTGGATTGGTCCCAAACTAATTTTATTAGCGTCGCATTAGACAAACAAGTCTATCTTTGGAACGCCGCTTCAGGGGATATCCAAGAACTGATGGAGTGTGAAGGTGAAGATAACTACATATCCTCAGTACAGTTTACCCAAGACGGAAGCTACCTGGCGATCGGCCTCAACACCGGCAGTGTCGAATTATGGGACATCCAACAACAAAGAAGATTGCGTACAATGGCTGGTCACGCTGCACGTATTGGCGTCCTAGCGTGGAACGAACACGTCCTGTCGAGCGGTTCACGAAGTGGTCTTATTTTCCACCACGACGTACGAATTCCACAGCATTTAGTTGCATCTCTGGAAGGACACACTCAAGAG GTATGTTCACTAAAATGGTCTGGAGACCACAGATATCTCGCTAGCGGTGGAAACGACAACCTCGTCCATATCTGGGAGGGAACAACTGGTCAAACCACTAGAAACACTCCTGTTCATGTGTTCAA TCAACACCAAGCTGCCGTTAAAGGAATGGCGTGGTGTCCGTGGCAAAACAGGCTACTGGCTACTGGCGGTGGCAGCAACGATCGCTCTATCAAGCTCTGGAACATGAACGTCGGTGAATGTGTTGACACCATTGACACGAAAAGTCAAGTTTCTGGCATCTTTTGGAATACGGAATACCAGGAAATTATTTCAGCTCATGGATTCCCAAATCACACTTTGCAAATCTGGAAATATCCTACCAAGGCCAAG GTTGCAGAATTGACCGGCCATGATGAGCGTATCCTTCATCTGGCCATGTCACCTGGCGAGACGGCTGTAATGAGCGCCGGAGCTGATGAAACCCTGCGACTGTGGAATTGTTTTCAGACTGAcccgaacaaaaagaaaggaacAGCTGGCCGTAGAAATGAGCCTAGGTCTGCTCTTGACGCCATGTCCAATTTCCGATGA
- the LOC124341003 gene encoding ralA-binding protein 1-like isoform X2 produces MCGTNDYYDDDGDFEEKPGKFKEGKLGAKKKDKEDKEKDKKKDKDKGYAALDGESSPEESEMEVKSPFKGKKRSFKFSSRKEKKSKEDEKEKKKDKDRKLSKESDVSPKELRDETSKQDKSDKKKEKKEKEKEKEKETKVKEKETKVKDKEKDAKGKDIKNKLKIKDKIKKIKPHTSLEDDLPVFGVPLELAVQRSRCHDGIDLPVVVRCCIDYIEEHGLQQEGIFRSSGLKTRVVEMRRAYNNRENVLLKDVDPPIIASLLKQYLRELPDNILTNELLSKFEDASSIKDSQLQEETFSGLIRQLPVYNKTLLSWLMVLMEHVIEKERFNKMNVQNLSIVLCPTLNLTHRVLGCLFAYSRSLFAGTQIIKYIPPLSGVGVSLPDDLEAMATELKKQESLLAQIHGEMSVGSVAKHREEQLWEAQRIVTQLKRQLKHQAPTTVTSAPTASQNAPTGAGKPQDLQDAGSSGHDVELRLELALPTKISAEEAAQLAESGTADPESCNEKDIVEQEQDSQKCQTLHVDVHEQDSDSIPEEPSPVEPTEVSNHVTVIEISGLPTESNLSDKNGVWKAAKFETPLTTEQELELLLMIENHEREKIIEKLAEAIEKERKSVERLQEILAENTTSWSDSSEDDEGLDIGEEEQEQLLAEVLRENRQLEEQNMLLQNQIEEVGEACLKFRAQLRLREERTKLLTGGNGIIT; encoded by the exons ATGTGTGGAACAAACGACTACTACGATGACGACG GTGATTTTGAAGAGAAACCTGGTAAATTCAAGGAAGGTAAACTTGGagccaaaaagaaagataaagaagacaaagaaaaagacaagaaaaaggaTAAAGATAAAGGTTACGCAGCTTTGGATGGAGAAAGTTCACCAGAAGAATCAGAAATGGAAGTGAAGAGTCCCTTCAAAGGGAAAAAACGTTCGTTCAAGTTTTCCagtcgaaaagaaaagaagagcaaagaggatgagaaagaaaagaaaaaggacaaagATCGAAAATTGTCCAAGGAAAGTGACGTTTCTCCAAAAGAATTAAGAGATGAAACCAGCAAACAAGACAAATCtgacaagaagaaagaaaaaaaagaaaaagagaaagaaaaagaaaaagagacaaaagtcaaagagaaagaaactaaGGTGAAGGATAAAGAAAAGGATGCAAAAGGCAaagatataaaaaacaaactgaAAATCAAAGACAAGATTAAGAAAATCAAGCCTCACACTTCCCTTGAAg atgaTTTGCCTGTTTTTGGCGTGCCTTTAGAGCTAGCCGTTCAAAGAAGTCGTTGTCATGATGGTATAGATTTACCTGTTGTAGTTCGTTGTTGTATCGACTATATCGAAGAGCACG GGTTGCAGCAAGAAGGAATTTTCCGTAGTTCCGGCCTCAAGACCCGTGTAGTTGAAATGCGACGTGCGTACAACAACagagaaaatgttttgttaaAAGACGTCGATCCTCCAATTATAGCAAGTCTTTTGAAGCAGTATTTACG GGAACTGCCCGATAATATTTTGACTAATGAACTTTTGTCTAAATTTGAAGATGCCTCTTCCATTAAAGATAGTCAACTGCAAGAAGAGACTTTTAGCGGTCTAATCCGGCAATTGCCAGTATACAATAAAACTTTGTTATCCTGGTTGATGGTGCTCATGGAACACGTTATAGAAAAG GAGCGATTTAATAAGATGAACGTGCAAAATCTTAGCATCGTTCTGTGCCCAACGCTGAACTTGACTCACCGTGTCTTGGGGTGCCTTTTCGCATATAGTCGGTCACTTTTTGCAGGCACTCAGATAATAAA GTACATCCCACCTCTATCGGGCGTTGGGGTTAGTTTACCCGATGACTTGGAGGCTATGGCAACTGAGCTGAAGAAACAAGAATCCCTGTTGGCACAGATCCATGGCGAGATGAGTGTCGGTTCTGTGGCGAAACACCGTGAGGAACAGCTTTGGGAA GCACAACGAATCGTTACGcaactcaaaagacaattaAAACACCAAGCACCGACTACTGTTACTTCTGCCCCTACTGCGTCCCAGAATGCGCCTACAGGAGCTGGAAAACCACAGGATTTGCAAGATGCAGGATCAAGCGGGCACGACGTTGAGTTACGACTGGAGCTGGCTCTTCCTACAAAGATATCTGCCGAAGAGGCCGCTCAGTTGGCTGAATCTGGAACTGCTGATCCTGAATCTTGCAACGAAAAGGACATTGTTGAGCAGGAACAGGATTCACAGAAATGTCAGACGCTTCATGTCGACGTTCACGAACAAGATTCTGATAGCATTCCAGAAGAGCCCTCGCCCGTAGAACCAACAGAAGTTTCTAATCATGTTACAGTCATTGAAATTAGTGGTCTTCCGACGGAATCAAATCTATCCGATAAAAATGGCGTGTGGAAGGCTGCAAAATTTGAAACACCGTTAACGACTGAACAAGAACTGGAGCTGCTCCTCATGATTGAAAATCATGAACGAGAAAAGATTATCGAAAAGCTCGCTGAAGCCATCGAGAAGGAGCGCAAGTCTGTGGAAAGACTACAGGAAATTCTAGCAGAAAATACAAC atCATGGAGTGACAGCTCTGAAGATGATGAAGGTCTTGATATAggtgaagaagaacaagaacagcTTTTAGCTGAAGTGCTGCGTGAAAACCGTCAATTAGAG GAACAGAACATGTTGCTGCAAAATCAAATCGAAGAAGTGGGAGAGGCATGCTTAAAGTTTAGAGCTCAGCTGCGATTACGCGAGGAAAGGACAAAATTACTGACTGGTGGAAACGGAATTATCACTTAA
- the LOC124341003 gene encoding ralA-binding protein 1-like isoform X1 has translation MEINLGADTSGLYTLETVTGEGDSSKESGDSDRDFEEKPGKFKEGKLGAKKKDKEDKEKDKKKDKDKGYAALDGESSPEESEMEVKSPFKGKKRSFKFSSRKEKKSKEDEKEKKKDKDRKLSKESDVSPKELRDETSKQDKSDKKKEKKEKEKEKEKETKVKEKETKVKDKEKDAKGKDIKNKLKIKDKIKKIKPHTSLEDDLPVFGVPLELAVQRSRCHDGIDLPVVVRCCIDYIEEHGLQQEGIFRSSGLKTRVVEMRRAYNNRENVLLKDVDPPIIASLLKQYLRELPDNILTNELLSKFEDASSIKDSQLQEETFSGLIRQLPVYNKTLLSWLMVLMEHVIEKERFNKMNVQNLSIVLCPTLNLTHRVLGCLFAYSRSLFAGTQIIKYIPPLSGVGVSLPDDLEAMATELKKQESLLAQIHGEMSVGSVAKHREEQLWEAQRIVTQLKRQLKHQAPTTVTSAPTASQNAPTGAGKPQDLQDAGSSGHDVELRLELALPTKISAEEAAQLAESGTADPESCNEKDIVEQEQDSQKCQTLHVDVHEQDSDSIPEEPSPVEPTEVSNHVTVIEISGLPTESNLSDKNGVWKAAKFETPLTTEQELELLLMIENHEREKIIEKLAEAIEKERKSVERLQEILAENTTSWSDSSEDDEGLDIGEEEQEQLLAEVLRENRQLEEQNMLLQNQIEEVGEACLKFRAQLRLREERTKLLTGGNGIIT, from the exons ATGGAGATCAATTTGGGTGCAGATACTTCTGGTTTGTACACATTGGAAACAGTTACAGGGGAAGGTGATTCAAGTAAGGAGAGTGGAGATAGTGACC GTGATTTTGAAGAGAAACCTGGTAAATTCAAGGAAGGTAAACTTGGagccaaaaagaaagataaagaagacaaagaaaaagacaagaaaaaggaTAAAGATAAAGGTTACGCAGCTTTGGATGGAGAAAGTTCACCAGAAGAATCAGAAATGGAAGTGAAGAGTCCCTTCAAAGGGAAAAAACGTTCGTTCAAGTTTTCCagtcgaaaagaaaagaagagcaaagaggatgagaaagaaaagaaaaaggacaaagATCGAAAATTGTCCAAGGAAAGTGACGTTTCTCCAAAAGAATTAAGAGATGAAACCAGCAAACAAGACAAATCtgacaagaagaaagaaaaaaaagaaaaagagaaagaaaaagaaaaagagacaaaagtcaaagagaaagaaactaaGGTGAAGGATAAAGAAAAGGATGCAAAAGGCAaagatataaaaaacaaactgaAAATCAAAGACAAGATTAAGAAAATCAAGCCTCACACTTCCCTTGAAg atgaTTTGCCTGTTTTTGGCGTGCCTTTAGAGCTAGCCGTTCAAAGAAGTCGTTGTCATGATGGTATAGATTTACCTGTTGTAGTTCGTTGTTGTATCGACTATATCGAAGAGCACG GGTTGCAGCAAGAAGGAATTTTCCGTAGTTCCGGCCTCAAGACCCGTGTAGTTGAAATGCGACGTGCGTACAACAACagagaaaatgttttgttaaAAGACGTCGATCCTCCAATTATAGCAAGTCTTTTGAAGCAGTATTTACG GGAACTGCCCGATAATATTTTGACTAATGAACTTTTGTCTAAATTTGAAGATGCCTCTTCCATTAAAGATAGTCAACTGCAAGAAGAGACTTTTAGCGGTCTAATCCGGCAATTGCCAGTATACAATAAAACTTTGTTATCCTGGTTGATGGTGCTCATGGAACACGTTATAGAAAAG GAGCGATTTAATAAGATGAACGTGCAAAATCTTAGCATCGTTCTGTGCCCAACGCTGAACTTGACTCACCGTGTCTTGGGGTGCCTTTTCGCATATAGTCGGTCACTTTTTGCAGGCACTCAGATAATAAA GTACATCCCACCTCTATCGGGCGTTGGGGTTAGTTTACCCGATGACTTGGAGGCTATGGCAACTGAGCTGAAGAAACAAGAATCCCTGTTGGCACAGATCCATGGCGAGATGAGTGTCGGTTCTGTGGCGAAACACCGTGAGGAACAGCTTTGGGAA GCACAACGAATCGTTACGcaactcaaaagacaattaAAACACCAAGCACCGACTACTGTTACTTCTGCCCCTACTGCGTCCCAGAATGCGCCTACAGGAGCTGGAAAACCACAGGATTTGCAAGATGCAGGATCAAGCGGGCACGACGTTGAGTTACGACTGGAGCTGGCTCTTCCTACAAAGATATCTGCCGAAGAGGCCGCTCAGTTGGCTGAATCTGGAACTGCTGATCCTGAATCTTGCAACGAAAAGGACATTGTTGAGCAGGAACAGGATTCACAGAAATGTCAGACGCTTCATGTCGACGTTCACGAACAAGATTCTGATAGCATTCCAGAAGAGCCCTCGCCCGTAGAACCAACAGAAGTTTCTAATCATGTTACAGTCATTGAAATTAGTGGTCTTCCGACGGAATCAAATCTATCCGATAAAAATGGCGTGTGGAAGGCTGCAAAATTTGAAACACCGTTAACGACTGAACAAGAACTGGAGCTGCTCCTCATGATTGAAAATCATGAACGAGAAAAGATTATCGAAAAGCTCGCTGAAGCCATCGAGAAGGAGCGCAAGTCTGTGGAAAGACTACAGGAAATTCTAGCAGAAAATACAAC atCATGGAGTGACAGCTCTGAAGATGATGAAGGTCTTGATATAggtgaagaagaacaagaacagcTTTTAGCTGAAGTGCTGCGTGAAAACCGTCAATTAGAG GAACAGAACATGTTGCTGCAAAATCAAATCGAAGAAGTGGGAGAGGCATGCTTAAAGTTTAGAGCTCAGCTGCGATTACGCGAGGAAAGGACAAAATTACTGACTGGTGGAAACGGAATTATCACTTAA
- the LOC124341003 gene encoding ralA-binding protein 1-like isoform X3 yields MEVKSPFKGKKRSFKFSSRKEKKSKEDEKEKKKDKDRKLSKESDVSPKELRDETSKQDKSDKKKEKKEKEKEKEKETKVKEKETKVKDKEKDAKGKDIKNKLKIKDKIKKIKPHTSLEDDLPVFGVPLELAVQRSRCHDGIDLPVVVRCCIDYIEEHGLQQEGIFRSSGLKTRVVEMRRAYNNRENVLLKDVDPPIIASLLKQYLRELPDNILTNELLSKFEDASSIKDSQLQEETFSGLIRQLPVYNKTLLSWLMVLMEHVIEKERFNKMNVQNLSIVLCPTLNLTHRVLGCLFAYSRSLFAGTQIIKYIPPLSGVGVSLPDDLEAMATELKKQESLLAQIHGEMSVGSVAKHREEQLWEAQRIVTQLKRQLKHQAPTTVTSAPTASQNAPTGAGKPQDLQDAGSSGHDVELRLELALPTKISAEEAAQLAESGTADPESCNEKDIVEQEQDSQKCQTLHVDVHEQDSDSIPEEPSPVEPTEVSNHVTVIEISGLPTESNLSDKNGVWKAAKFETPLTTEQELELLLMIENHEREKIIEKLAEAIEKERKSVERLQEILAENTTSWSDSSEDDEGLDIGEEEQEQLLAEVLRENRQLEEQNMLLQNQIEEVGEACLKFRAQLRLREERTKLLTGGNGIIT; encoded by the exons ATGGAAGTGAAGAGTCCCTTCAAAGGGAAAAAACGTTCGTTCAAGTTTTCCagtcgaaaagaaaagaagagcaaagaggatgagaaagaaaagaaaaaggacaaagATCGAAAATTGTCCAAGGAAAGTGACGTTTCTCCAAAAGAATTAAGAGATGAAACCAGCAAACAAGACAAATCtgacaagaagaaagaaaaaaaagaaaaagagaaagaaaaagaaaaagagacaaaagtcaaagagaaagaaactaaGGTGAAGGATAAAGAAAAGGATGCAAAAGGCAaagatataaaaaacaaactgaAAATCAAAGACAAGATTAAGAAAATCAAGCCTCACACTTCCCTTGAAg atgaTTTGCCTGTTTTTGGCGTGCCTTTAGAGCTAGCCGTTCAAAGAAGTCGTTGTCATGATGGTATAGATTTACCTGTTGTAGTTCGTTGTTGTATCGACTATATCGAAGAGCACG GGTTGCAGCAAGAAGGAATTTTCCGTAGTTCCGGCCTCAAGACCCGTGTAGTTGAAATGCGACGTGCGTACAACAACagagaaaatgttttgttaaAAGACGTCGATCCTCCAATTATAGCAAGTCTTTTGAAGCAGTATTTACG GGAACTGCCCGATAATATTTTGACTAATGAACTTTTGTCTAAATTTGAAGATGCCTCTTCCATTAAAGATAGTCAACTGCAAGAAGAGACTTTTAGCGGTCTAATCCGGCAATTGCCAGTATACAATAAAACTTTGTTATCCTGGTTGATGGTGCTCATGGAACACGTTATAGAAAAG GAGCGATTTAATAAGATGAACGTGCAAAATCTTAGCATCGTTCTGTGCCCAACGCTGAACTTGACTCACCGTGTCTTGGGGTGCCTTTTCGCATATAGTCGGTCACTTTTTGCAGGCACTCAGATAATAAA GTACATCCCACCTCTATCGGGCGTTGGGGTTAGTTTACCCGATGACTTGGAGGCTATGGCAACTGAGCTGAAGAAACAAGAATCCCTGTTGGCACAGATCCATGGCGAGATGAGTGTCGGTTCTGTGGCGAAACACCGTGAGGAACAGCTTTGGGAA GCACAACGAATCGTTACGcaactcaaaagacaattaAAACACCAAGCACCGACTACTGTTACTTCTGCCCCTACTGCGTCCCAGAATGCGCCTACAGGAGCTGGAAAACCACAGGATTTGCAAGATGCAGGATCAAGCGGGCACGACGTTGAGTTACGACTGGAGCTGGCTCTTCCTACAAAGATATCTGCCGAAGAGGCCGCTCAGTTGGCTGAATCTGGAACTGCTGATCCTGAATCTTGCAACGAAAAGGACATTGTTGAGCAGGAACAGGATTCACAGAAATGTCAGACGCTTCATGTCGACGTTCACGAACAAGATTCTGATAGCATTCCAGAAGAGCCCTCGCCCGTAGAACCAACAGAAGTTTCTAATCATGTTACAGTCATTGAAATTAGTGGTCTTCCGACGGAATCAAATCTATCCGATAAAAATGGCGTGTGGAAGGCTGCAAAATTTGAAACACCGTTAACGACTGAACAAGAACTGGAGCTGCTCCTCATGATTGAAAATCATGAACGAGAAAAGATTATCGAAAAGCTCGCTGAAGCCATCGAGAAGGAGCGCAAGTCTGTGGAAAGACTACAGGAAATTCTAGCAGAAAATACAAC atCATGGAGTGACAGCTCTGAAGATGATGAAGGTCTTGATATAggtgaagaagaacaagaacagcTTTTAGCTGAAGTGCTGCGTGAAAACCGTCAATTAGAG GAACAGAACATGTTGCTGCAAAATCAAATCGAAGAAGTGGGAGAGGCATGCTTAAAGTTTAGAGCTCAGCTGCGATTACGCGAGGAAAGGACAAAATTACTGACTGGTGGAAACGGAATTATCACTTAA